From Deferrisoma camini S3R1, the proteins below share one genomic window:
- a CDS encoding S1 RNA-binding domain-containing protein, giving the protein MNDGKDPAAEAPPAEEATREEFARLFEQEGGGQTEGVRRVKVGDKLRCRVVRVTDEWVFVDLGGKQEGSIRREEFEADAVPAEGQELEAYVASTGAGEVVLTTKLSTRDLSLGALADAHASGVPVEGKVVKVVKGGYEVRVAGLRAFCPHSQIDLRWTKDPEVHVGQTYAFKVIEFKDRGRNVVVSRRALLEEERAQKREALRDVLRPGAVVTGRVRAVHPFGAFVDLDGVDGLIPVSEMSWGRVETPTEVVRPGDEVTVQVIEVDWDRDRVTLSLKALQEDPWKAVEVRYRPGQRVQGRVTRIAPFGAFVELEPGVEGLVHVSALGAGRRVKSAAEVVSPGEAVEVEVISVDPEARRIGLSLEHRLWESLGPVPEPGEVLEGTVERVAPFGVFVKLPSGHVGLVHNTEMGTPRGADHAKSFRPGDPMQVAVLGVEEGGRKIRLSRQAVSEQAERRAIREFRESAPAASQGPVFGTLGDLLKDKLKK; this is encoded by the coding sequence TGTTCGAGCAGGAGGGGGGCGGGCAGACCGAGGGGGTCCGGCGGGTCAAGGTGGGGGACAAGCTCCGGTGTAGGGTGGTCCGCGTCACGGACGAGTGGGTGTTCGTGGACCTGGGCGGCAAGCAGGAGGGGAGCATCCGCCGCGAGGAGTTCGAGGCGGACGCGGTGCCGGCCGAGGGCCAGGAGCTGGAGGCCTACGTGGCGTCCACCGGCGCCGGCGAGGTGGTGCTGACCACCAAGCTGTCCACCCGCGACCTGTCCCTGGGCGCGCTGGCCGACGCCCACGCCTCGGGCGTGCCGGTGGAGGGCAAGGTGGTCAAGGTGGTCAAGGGCGGCTACGAGGTCCGTGTGGCCGGCCTGAGGGCCTTCTGCCCCCACTCCCAGATCGACCTGCGCTGGACCAAGGATCCCGAGGTTCACGTGGGCCAGACCTATGCCTTCAAGGTGATCGAGTTCAAGGACCGCGGCCGCAACGTGGTGGTGTCGCGCCGGGCCCTGCTGGAGGAGGAGCGGGCCCAGAAGCGCGAGGCCCTCCGCGACGTGCTCCGGCCCGGGGCGGTGGTGACCGGCCGGGTGCGCGCGGTGCACCCGTTCGGCGCGTTCGTGGATCTGGACGGGGTGGACGGCCTGATCCCGGTGTCCGAGATGAGCTGGGGCCGGGTGGAAACCCCCACCGAGGTGGTCCGGCCCGGTGACGAGGTCACGGTGCAGGTGATCGAGGTGGACTGGGACCGCGACCGGGTCACCCTGTCCCTCAAGGCCCTCCAGGAGGACCCCTGGAAGGCCGTGGAGGTCAGGTACCGACCGGGCCAGCGGGTGCAGGGCCGGGTCACCCGGATCGCCCCGTTCGGCGCGTTCGTCGAGCTGGAGCCCGGGGTGGAAGGGCTGGTGCACGTGTCGGCCCTGGGCGCGGGCCGCAGGGTCAAGAGCGCGGCCGAGGTGGTGAGCCCGGGTGAGGCGGTCGAGGTGGAGGTGATCAGCGTGGACCCCGAGGCCCGTCGGATCGGCCTGTCCCTGGAGCACCGGCTCTGGGAGTCCCTGGGGCCGGTGCCGGAGCCGGGCGAGGTGCTGGAGGGCACGGTGGAACGGGTGGCCCCGTTCGGGGTGTTCGTGAAGCTGCCCTCGGGCCACGTGGGCCTGGTGCACAACACCGAGATGGGCACGCCCCGGGGGGCGGACCACGCCAAGTCGTTCCGGCCCGGCGATCCGATGCAGGTGGCCGTGCTCGGGGTGGAGGAGGGCGGCCGCAAGATCCGCCTGTCGCGCCAGGCCGTGTCGGAGCAGGCCGAGCGGCGGGCGATCCGGGAGTTTCGGGAGTCGGCCCCTGCGGCGAGCCAGGGACCGGTGTTCGGCACCCTGGGAGACCTCCTCAAGGACAAGCTCAAGAAGTAG